TCTCTGTGATAGTGTTGTCACAATATGATTCAGCTACCACCTCACTGTATTGCTCATCCTTCATGTTCTTTACTGTATCACCTGTACAATTATATACagcaatgtatttgtttatattGTGCACTTTACTTATCCatgtatcatgaaccatggtattagttcataatagagattgcttatgttttttccaaaatcctaatagaacactcaactaaactTCACCTTAGAAACCTTTTCCAACCGTAAAAGAAGCTTTAGAAGTTGATTTGAAAGAAGTTTAGGTCCACTAGCAAAAATGAAGTCAAAAGTActttttaaagaactgaaatctgccattttgagccattttgttcatattattatttttccacagggctatagcaaaatgtgagtactttttggggataaaaactacacaactttccttcctatgtctttcttcacatccatgacctatttttaaatgcatattacaatgataacacccactttcaagcaaatttgcttcttttaGGTTCACTTtaccattgatcttctgacagACTCTGCAAGTGTAACCAACGTGTTAATTGAATATGTTCATTTAGAAACCTTGTCATTACCTACATTttattaaccacagtatattaagagcagcaatgttgttgtgtaccactgggtACCTGACTATTGTGATCACCTAACTGAAGCCATACTACTGCTACTCACAGCATGCTATATGTTtcctatagttggatatatcaaagctgtgtagtacaaagtacattcaattgtaaggaaacaatacactggtgtttgataacactgatagtattagctaactactaatgtacatgatgactgaatTGATACTGAGTAAtgtcaagcaccaccagcacctcacTATTATCATGTTAGGTATCCATATATATAAAAGAAAAACTAGtataaaaataacttttaaaaattagaacatgggaatagagatcgctgaaaaaagtcaagcaagtcagcatgttaaacgcacagagatctctatttggactcaaacatttatacagaagcattctcagtacttatctgccccaatttatggagaaactgcTGTTTTTTCCTTAATTAGTttcattgagtccaaatagagatctctgtgtgtgtttaacatgctgacttgtttgactcttgtttctttacttgtttcagcaatctctattatattcccatgttttaatttttaaaaattatttttatactaGTGTATATATtagttatacaatggccacgagggatttgcctgatatatatgcccaagcttGAGGGAGcaggcatatatatatcaagCAAATCCCAAGTGGACATAGTATAAGTATTTTATGCCACAtgggtatgctcacctaataggtgaagagACAAACCTACAtgcaccacattacttttatacaaagGTATCTAgatatcaattgtgggtttaaattttgGGCTGTGGTACTCacaaaaaaagaaatgattgtggtttTTGCTGGTTTTAATGGTACTAATTCTAGCCAAGTAGCCCAGTTAAGGATATTTATAATAATCTAAAGTACTAAAGTACATGCTGAAGAGTATAGGTTACTGATCTTGGGAATGTCTAAGCTATCTTGTCACATGATTGAAATGTGCTATATAGAAAATCATCCCCAACACTGTGCAAACAATTATTTAGTAGTGCATAGTAGCTGAACTACTTGATGATGACTCATTCAGTTATTTCTCCTTGAAGAGAATGCTTGGCCAGCTAAACtcacccacaatgcaaaactatAAGCAGCTCAATATAaagaatcaaagggaactgatacTTTGTAGTTGCCTCATCATCAAAGGcattgtggtcagggctatatcatgacaTCGTCCTAACCACAGGGGGATATCTAGATATCACCCTGTAATATGTgaaatataaccctgtggtttccctTGATccgaggtgtcaaagtggtgtgtatatatatatattatagaaaACTAAAACTCACAAAAAAATGCTCCATGTCACTCTAAAATGAGTCAAAGCATTTCGTATCTTTAAactgggcatcaaagccatgggCAAACCGTGTTCCCAAGATATTACTTGGGTAATATCTAGATATTTCCCAATGAATATACAAGTTAAACCACAAGCAGCATCTTTGAATGCCCACTCTAATGTGGTATGTATTATAGACAAGCTTTCAGAATAGATAGATCCACATGAATATTTGAATAAATTCTGTAAGACTAGCTATTATGTCATGCTCTATAAGAACATCCAATGtttattacataatatattatagtgtatcTACTACTAATTGTGCATCTAACAAAATAATATAAAAGAGTTTtcttatatgtacatgtagtggTCGTGCTTGCAGGTAAAGTAGTTACCTCATTGACAATTTGCTGAAATTAATCTTCTTTATAATAAGATGTGTACGTGCATCCATGCGTCGTGTGGGTgggtaggtgtgtgtgtgtgtcactgtacGTGTGTTGctgcacagcaaaaatagtgttccaatactacatattctaaccccgtctttattcagtattagAACAACTATTGTAAAAAACTCCCCATAACAAGACAAAACAAACCtgaaatctataaatgactgtaatgttattcactattggggactgtggtctgtttttgtttgagccaaggtagaatttttggactattagttctaacaccaaaacatagacggaataaatacagtcaatatttgtgtatgaattatgctgtgctGTGTGTATATAATCCTAGTACATGTATCTATGTTTCTGGCACATGGGTTCATATACCACTcgtaagtatttattattagaaCTTTGTTGCATTGCTAATAAAAGCAGAGCCTAGCAATGCTAGCCATACACATGTATGTGACTACTGCCTTTTGTAGCTATAATTCTATCCTAGAGGTGCTTAGGTGCAAAATTAATGTGCTCTTTCAAGGCCAGTTCTGTGTGACAATCTTTCAGTTTTGCATCTTGCGACATTTGTTTGTCACCCACTACCCTGAGTCTCACCACTTGATCAACTCTATCATGGATTAGTAGTGCACAACAGTATACTACAGGGACACTATTTCTTAGCAGAGGATGTGATAGGAAAGATGCACCTCAGCCAAGAAATAGCAAATTTACTACTTGGGCAGTCATGTTGCCTAACCTGTTAAAAAATTTAGCTATATCTCTGAAAGGATGATCTTATAGCATCACAGACTTATCTGTAACTAAATTTAAAGTAAACACGTGCAAAATGCTTACCCTCAGTCACATGATTGGAAACCACATGCACAGAGCTGACAAGATGTGATTTCTTCCTCATATAAATCAATACAAGTAGCACCACTATAATGATGACTACAATAACTACAACTCCTCCTACTGCTCCACCAATAACAGCAACAGATAATCCTGATGTTTCTTTATTGCCAGTGCTTGAATCTCCTTATTGAAAACAACAAACACATCAGAAATGAATTTCACAAGCAGTACACTGTATCCATCTCCATCCCATAGGTGGGGAAGGGTGAGGTCAGAGAGCTGTACCCTCCTATTGTCACACTTGTAGCAAGCATAGTTaatgactctaatagaacagtcatatttaCTGTACAGTAGCAACTGTATAGAcagaaaaaatgggtcaaaataCTATCTTAGAGCTTCAAAATTTCACCCTCAGAATATGCACTTCAAACTCCACTGTACGTGTAACTTAAAGTTTGTCCCCTTAATCTTTGGCCTGCTTCACCATCCCATTTAAAAGAAACAACATATGATAATGCAAAGGGTCATCTTAACTATTTATTCTATTGTTTTCATAGACAAAAAAGGGCAGAAAAGGCACTCCAGGAAACATAATGAAGCACATTCTACCatttaatataatacagtatgtaactgCACATATAAAATCTAGTTTTGAATTAATATTGCATTGCAAGCTTTTGACTGTGTACTTGCAACAACAATAGTATCCAAAATTCTCTCTATTAACTCCAGTTTAGTTTGTGTACAAGAATGTAATAAAGCAAGTGCaaacaaaataaataatttaatagaAATCATCAAATTTGGCTACTCCAAATATTAACCAATGTTAACATTAACTTTCTATCTAACTGTTGAGTTATGTCACTGCAGATTATCAACTATACTGTGTTAACAGCTGCAGGTAACTGTTTTAGTATTTATCATTATAGTTTGACCAATTTACCTTTGCAGAAAATATCACTACTACTCCAGCtgccatcactctgacaggtcctagtgctactaccagttagctcataaccagtgttacatgtgaaactacaagtgtcttcataggaaggaactccatcatctccaaGTGAACAATTCAATGCTCCATTATTAGGCTCAGTCAGTGAAGGACATGGAACTATATGAAAGACATTGTTAAAGCAAACAGCTACAAATATACACACCACTCTCACCTCTTATACACATGGCTtcagtaccactccagctcccattattctgacaggtcctagtgtcactaccagttagctcataaccagtgttacatgtgaaactacaagtgtctttaTAGGAGGAAGACACTCTATCTTCTACCAGTGAACAAGTCATCACTCCATTGTTAGGATCAGTTAGTAATGGACAGGGAACTGTATGCATATTAAATTAAAGCTACCGATGATACACCAGAGACAGTGCATACCTCTTATACACATTGtctcactaccactccagctcctatcactctgacaggtcctagtgtcactaccagttagctcataaccagtgttacatgtgaaactacaagtgtcttcataggaaggaactccatcatctcccagtgaacaagagattgttccattattaggatcatTGAGCGATGGACAGGAAACTGTTCAAAGTTAATCATTACTCAAAGTAACAGATGTTTGTACCTTTACCCGCACACAAAATCACTAATTAATAGCAAATGAGTAATACGTATATGTATCACTTTTCAGTAGTTCCAATTCACCACAATTCACATTCACATAACAACATTAATCAAGGGAGTGTTTGGAATGCTCCCTCAAACCGTTAAGCATGCATAACTAGATAGGTATGTAGCTAAACAGCATAATTACAAGAGCAAGggaactctaatagagcattttaaaagtttcaaaggactggaaaaatttttttattccaCTAAAGCCTTACATCAAAGTAAAATAAAAGGTATGAGGATGTGGTAGTTTAAGTTAAATATCAAGGACAAGTTTATTTGCGCATTCAGTCAGATTAAAGGAAGCCATAAAACTAACAGCACAACAAAATTGTTTATGAAGTTAAGTGCTTAAAATGTGAAATACTGTAGAagttatcaacaccttggcCTTGGGTTTGCCTCAGCCTCGGGTTGATAACAACAATATCCTagtggtggggtttaactataacttattcCTTTTTCTTGATCATGACCCCTCCATTGTCATATCACCCAAGAACACAAGGTCTGGTGACAAATGGTGTATCTAGAGGTGGAGACCTCTGGTGAGGGCACTAGGATTTTATCAATcaatatcaagatattctaataaaacagtcaaatactctaataaaatagtggATGCAGGTCTCTATACTGTTTCTGGGCTGTAAACTCTATCTGCTAATAATTAACTAGCAGCTGCTGTTCTTGAGTGATAATAgcataaattttgagcatagtAGGAGGATAGCAAAAGCATTCAGCAAGTATAATATAAATGATTTTTAATTACTATTATGTTGCATGACCAAAAATGAGCATGctacacattattactgcaatTCATATTAAAAAAtatgtacagtttggctgtaaaaaagggtgaaTCCAAAGTAAAAGgtaaccaagagttaatatcTGGAGGGGCCAAGAATGAATATTAATACAGTTAACTTACTAAAAAAAGTTCTTGACCTTATCATTGATTCATGTTTTACATTCAACTTCTCTACTTTAAATCCTTTTAACTCtgattggctagtaatttggctgACTTTTTAATACCGGTAGTCAATGTTGTGAAATTCAGTAGCCTAATTACTAGCCAATAAGAATTGGAATGAGAATGAAAGTAGAACAGGAGTCACTGATAGAGGTCTAATGTTATAACTTTGTTGTTAACATTCATTCTTgactgcttcagatatcagcttaTAAGTAGTATGATGCACCGGTGGATCAAAGTTTCCATCTATTACTTGATGTAACCATATACAAACAGTTAGCACAAAGATAATGCTAGCTAGTAATATTAACTAATATTATgtagtatatttaaaaattattaatttaaaaatgaaatagggatctaagcaataaaatagtgaaacaagagatgaatgattgtattacagcatatctcagcaggaaaatccctacattggcatgtaatTTTGTTCAGTTAATAATATGCACACATGCAGCTGAAGGATACATCCAagggtggatccagagtttggaaaggagGGTGCACCAAAATAGTAGGTATACATGAAGCAGAGTGTCtgggggggcacagccccccagaagctggAGCTATTCCACATAATTATCTCAGGActaaaattttgatgtagaggGACAAATGTCTAAATCATACTGTTTTAAAATGAACTACactgatcaagagttgtatagtgACGGTCataagctatagctataatcaTGAGCCTAAAGAATGTCATACACAAAAAACCATGTgaatttcatttgcaaaatattcttagcaggtaaATGTGCCCATTCATGGGAGAGTGCTGCATATACTAGTTTCATATTCAGCAACTATGGAGGATTCTCAATAGTGATAGTGTAATGTGTGGTGATTGTTCTGTttgagtatttgactgactgctctattagagtatctcaaattctttcttttttgggggggggggcacatgctccctgtgcccccccccccccccccccccccattggAGATCCACCATTGCATCTCTATCACCATTAATAGGTACTTGTAAGTTGGCAACAAGTTTTACACTCCTCAAGTCAGAGCTTCTAACAGAGCAAGGGTAAACGCTGGGTGGAAGGGGCAGAACAACTTTGTTGCATAGTAGGGCTAAGACATAGATGGTATTCTCAGGAGTCTAGGGAAATGACCCTGGAAAAATCCAATAAGCTCTGAAAAACTGTTGTAGGCTATTTTTATTTGATAAATTTAAGTAGCAACCAACAAAACCATGTAAAATATTCTTTTGAGTaattgactgccctattagagcatttgatcATTGTACAAGCGTTGATCAACATACCACACTTTCCACCACTTACATATGCTCTGGAAAACTTCACAATTAATTAACTGGAAGGAAACAGAGAGCTGTTTTAAATGGCCATTGCTCTACCTGGGCTGATGTGATTAGTAGTGTGTCTCAAGGGTCTGTTTTTGGGTCCCTGCTTTTAACATATATGTAAATGACATACCTGATGTTGTTAAGAGTCCAATCTTACTTTTTGCTGGTGACATTAAGATATTTAGACGAATTGATACCCATGAAAACTATACCCAGCTTTAGCTTGACTTGAAATGTCACTCTGAATGGTGGAAATTAAATCTTAACGTTATTGCCTTACATCTCAGAACTACACCTTGTGGCATTGTCATCCAGCCAGTACAATCTGTCATAGACCTCAGGGTTGTGATTGATCAAGATCTTAAATTTCATGAACACACCTCACTTGTGATGAACAAAGCAAATCGTGTACTTGGGTTGATTAAAAGAAGTTTTGCTTATTTAATTGGACCCAATATGTAGTTCATCTTTACAAATCTATGGTTCATCCTATAGAGTACGCCAGCATGGTAACATAATATGGGGACCTCTCTACTTAATGAACTAAAAGAAAGTTGAAACAATTCAATTTAGAGTAACCAAATTGATCATGACAGTGACTATGGCACAAGACTTGCATAATTACTGCTGCCTTCACTTAATTATCGTCATCAGTGTGGTGATATGATATACTTATATCAGATATTCAACAGTTTAGTGGACATTGATGTCAATGATTTATTCACACGATCATCAGGAATTACCAGTGGGCATGAAGTAAAACTTTACAAGCACTATTCCTCTTATTTGTTACACAACAACATGTTATTGAAGTATGCTCCTTAAACAACTTCAAGGCCAAACTGGATTTACATTGGACAGACAGTATGTATTGTTTTGCATAATGAGTTGGTGTACAGGCTATTTTGGCCTTCTTTCCAAAATAATaaactaataaataaataaataacagaaAAGAATCACCTTGGCACTCAATTGCCTCATATTAGGCAAATGACCTAATATGGATACAAGTATTGTTTGTGCCTGATATTGAGCTGAAACTTTGTTATATGTTCATGAGCTCAGAGGGAATTGTGGTGAGGACTGCAAAACTGCTGCtacatgtaaatgactcacagtattGACTTGCACTTATTTTTGTGAGGAGTGTGCTTTTTACTTCCTTTATACACTAGTGACGCTATCATGAATCTTGATATAgggcagtcacttactctattACAACAGTCAAGAAATACTGAAAAAGTGCTCTAATAACACAGTCAGCTCTTGATTTAATGAGCACAATTGGCATGGCTCAatagcataataatattttcaaagcataatctCAAGCCCATTTACCAATCTAGCCAAACCATTACACCACACTTGTAAGACCAATTCTAGACTATGTCTCTACCATATGGAATCCTCATCATTTGGGAAACATCCGTGAGCTGGAaaatattcaaagaagagccacaaagTTGATACCTACCCTTCAAAACTTACCCTATTCTGACAGACTACAAAGCCTAGTTAATCTTACCGTCGAAATCGTATGGACTTAATTATGACATATAAAATTTTGAATGGAGCAGTATTAGTAGATAaagaatatttttttacaatgaaCACCAGTTACAGTACTAGATCTAATGGATTTAAGATTTATAAGAAATTTAATAAGACTTCAACACGACGCTTTGCCTTTTCACAGAGAATAATTAATaactggaattccttaccctatGAAATTGCCACTTCTCCCAATGTACTAAGTTTTAAGACTAATTTAGATCATTTTTTGTATAATCAACGTTTTTCATTTGTATGATttaattgagattggttttataagactctgtcttctttttgaccaattatacataataattatacaaccaagtactaagaataatacgaaacgcggttaaaattacgtcataaataaataaataaataattaaataattaataattaatgtttgagaaaactacgaggcctagagacatgaactaaccggggatagattcgcctgtgaatgaaggcacaaacgtataatcgtcgctcctgtttgtgctgatgacttgaccatacgtgtaattctatataacgcccagtaccacacccttgcttaattacttacatattgcgcgaagaagattagcgaagaagattagtgatccCCGTGCAGGAGaaccagaagccacttgtgtaaacaagaagattacaagtaagtttttatgtttgtaacatctcaagtctccatgccagctgccagtggattcattcacgtaaataaacaatacaagaaaacattaaactgacatatgccacgctctttacaataagcttacagttacatataaaatacaagtaaacaattttgtcttgtgcagctggcatggcgaactttctttgtgttggtgtcaggcaattcaatacgtgcttaatcttttttgccttcacctggcgtagctactaggctctagtggcttggctgtcttcctttatctggttcatctggcttgcatacgcctacagcattgtgtagctatctcctgaaagttgtgtatgcataactatagtgtgtcacccatcactgtgccattgctacatcactgatgaaccttacttagctctagttgatgttgatatgcattgctgtatattggctaatatttttatctgcatggtgatgttgcctataatgtattgctgcatacaatactgcaataatgtatagttctctcctgtatgttttgtatacatatactgtgtacacatcactgtgccatttataccacaccaatgatgtactggcacttagctactggtggcctttagttacgatgccactattgtgttatatctgtcactactgtgacatattgagttgatttggggataatgcattcaccacctaatagcctcaccggggggctgtcacgttggtgtatgtacttggttgtatgtgacgcggtcctagtaataataataataataataataataataataatatggccATACACTACTGGTGTTAAGCATTTTTTGACCTTAGCATCATGCATCCTAAGCAGTGGTCCTTTTTGCAATGGAGATAAACCTAATATTTTGCAATACAGCTTGGTTGTGCATAGAGTGTTGACCAATAAAGTAAATAGCAAAGAGGAACAAAACGAAATCTATAATCACATGAAAATGCAATTGGCATCAGAAGCATTCTCAAGTTTGACTAGCAACCAATGTATTGTTCAGTCGCATACATCACTGTCAACCATTTCTATTACATGTCATCAGACCGTTGTTGTCTGCAGGTTGAGACTATGTGCATCTCAACATTGTACCATGTATCCTGCCTTAGAAAAGTTGAAAATCAATACCATTTCATGATAAAACTATATAGACAGACAATAAGGATTATAACCACTTGCatcttttattatttacataATGGATATCTCTACTGCATGGAATTTACCAACTCCTTGTGAAATACTAGATCCATCCCCcatgtagctagtaaaattacaCAACACTCTTTTTACAGTATATATTTGACAAACCCTTAATTAAGGATGATTCATTTATAATGAAGAAAACTATACTGTATTGTATATTGTGTCACTGTATGTGTTAATGACAGTTTGCATACTCAGTGACAAAATGTCAAACAAACATGTGCAATGGTACCAGTGAGACAATTGATTCTAACATGTGCTACTGAATTCTAAATCATGGGTTCACAGATAACCAAACATATAACTCACCTCTTCTGCACACAgcatcactaccactccagctcccattactctgacaggtcctagtgtcactaccaaatagctcataaccagtgttacatgtgaaactacaagtgtcttcataggaaggaactccatcatctctcagtgaacaagtgattactccattattaggatcagtaagtgaAGAGCAGGGAGCTAATATGTATGTAAAGGACATAAGATTTacatatacacagtaaaaacaaagagTACATGTCACTACTGAATATAGTAAATTTCACttctaatttctgccacaatacacACTAtaacaggggcgtaggcaggatttccaaaaggggggttctgccctaagtatagaatttcgtaggtgtgcacatgtaaacacgtgtacacgtgtaaacatgtgtattcttataaattcattcgcaatagcgagtagaggtacttgaattcctctgcctgaagacctgtagctacccatttcagtggatttgtgtaagttaattcagttctagttaaccggtatcacgatttaaaaaacttaactctgaaaagggggttcgtccgaaccctttgaaccccccctggctacgcccctgtataAATAGTGACCAACACTAATTACcgtggttcataatagaaatCACCTATATGTTTTCTGTCAAAATCCCAATAGAATATACACATAAACACCACCTTAGTAAGCTctcccaaccacaaaagaagccttagaagttgatttggaagaagtataggtccactggaaaatatgaagtcaaaaggaaccaATATAGGATTTTTTAAAtaactgaaatatgccattttgttcatcttattattaCTGGGATAGAGCAAATTGTGAGTAATTTTTGGGGATAAAACTATATAGCTTTCCTTCCTAAATCTtacttcatgtccatgacctatttttaaatgcatattacaatgataacacagTCACTCATTCTCAAGCAagtttg
The nucleotide sequence above comes from Dysidea avara chromosome 3, odDysAvar1.4, whole genome shotgun sequence. Encoded proteins:
- the LOC136250821 gene encoding P-selectin-like isoform X5 is translated as MILTTQKRIFIPEIVIFSALLIHCAIITGGQNCIDNPDVSQIGTVLVPSGRQVVVPNVRLNCTVRVTHIAASLGFGDLGSNQPIIQMWRPSSPGSTVYNRIAQVQTTGEITIDFNHFFFNLSIPNSSDFEFLPGDVIGYYQPSSPRRRIWSIPTSGYTSYSNNANGPTTTIDISNVDNVEPSRQPLIELSFDESCDNLTSPSNGEITSCSSGGIGVGYEGDTCSFTCNTGYELTVSDTRTCQSDGSWSGSDAMCRRAPCSSLTDPNNGVITCSLRDDGVPSYEDTCSFTCNTGYELFGSDTRTCQSNGSWSGSDAVCRRVSCPSLNDPNNGTISCSLGDDGVPSYEDTCSFTCNTGYELTGSDTRTCQSDRSWSGSETMCIRVPCPLLTDPNNGVMTCSLVEDRVSSSYKDTCSFTCNTGYELTGSDTRTCQNNGSWSGTEAMCIRVPCPSLTEPNNGALNCSLGDDGVPSYEDTCSFTCNTGYELTGSSTRTCQSDGSWSSSDIFCKAVNTV